CGAGCCCTTTGTCAGCAATATAGAACTTAGGCATACCGGGCACCTGCCCGAGCTCATAGCCGAACTCGACGGCGTCCACATCATGGTGGAGGACCGAAGTACTCACCACCATATCCGTCACATCAAGGTCACCCGACAATGCGCCGGCGACACCTGTATTTATGATGATCCGGACATTGTAGCGTTCGATCAGGAGCGCTGTTATCATGCTGGCATTGACTTTGCCGATGCCGCTTTCAACAAGTACGGTATCCTGTTCAAAGAGGGTCCCCCTGTACACTTTCGTATGGGCAATCGTATCCGTCGCCTCGATATCCATCCACTCCTTGAGGATATCGATTTCAGGCTTCATGGCTCCGATGATGCCGATGGTGCCTTTAGTCAATAGACACGATCTCCACTTTCATCTCATTGCCGTTCGGGAGCGGTACATTCACAGAATCATTGAGCTTTGCACCAAGCAGTGATTTCGCAATCGGTGATTCATTTGAAATCTTTCCTTCAAATGGATCCGCTTCGGCACTTCCCACGATCTGGTAGGATTCTTCATCCCCGTCCGGGAGTTCCTTGAATGTAACCGTCTTGCCGATCTGCACCATATTGTTGTTGCTTGTATCCTCGATGATTTTTGCATGGCGCAGCATATCTTCGATTTTAGTTATTTCCTGCTCCACAAAACCCTGTTCATCCTTCGCAGCATCATACTCGGAGTTCTCGGAAAGGTCCCCGAAGCTTCTTGCTACCTTGATCTTCTCCACCACTTCGGGACGCTTTACCGTCCT
The sequence above is drawn from the Salinicoccus roseus genome and encodes:
- a CDS encoding 5'-methylthioadenosine/adenosylhomocysteine nucleosidase, with translation MTKGTIGIIGAMKPEIDILKEWMDIEATDTIAHTKVYRGTLFEQDTVLVESGIGKVNASMITALLIERYNVRIIINTGVAGALSGDLDVTDMVVSTSVLHHDVDAVEFGYELGQVPGMPKFYIADKGLVKLTLEAIAAHPSIKGHGGLVVSGDSFISNSEQKNGITRNFRKAMAVDMESAAIAQTCYQYSTPFVIIRSISDKADDTADMTYEEFLSKACVHSSEVVKSLLKDL
- the greA gene encoding transcription elongation factor GreA, with protein sequence MDLQKEYPMTQSGYEQLQEELEHLRTVKRPEVVEKIKVARSFGDLSENSEYDAAKDEQGFVEQEITKIEDMLRHAKIIEDTSNNNMVQIGKTVTFKELPDGDEESYQIVGSAEADPFEGKISNESPIAKSLLGAKLNDSVNVPLPNGNEMKVEIVSID